Part of the Arachis hypogaea cultivar Tifrunner chromosome 6, arahy.Tifrunner.gnm2.J5K5, whole genome shotgun sequence genome, TGAGTACAGAAACATAATCATAGTCAATCTTTTGCAATTCGAGAGCATTAAAAGACTGTATAATCTTATAATGTCTCACCGGCTTGACATGACCTTCAAGTGCAAGAATGCTTCGCCCAGTTCGGAGATCCCAAACACGAGCCAAAGCATCCAGTCCACAAGATGCAGCTAACGATCCATCTTGATGAAAAGCTAAACCATATACACTCCTACTGTGGCCTTCTTGAAGAAGCAACTCCTCACCTGTTTCTACGTCCCATAATCTCCATGTCTTGTCAAAGCTAGCAGTGCCTAGGTACTTTCCTGATGGATGGAAAGCAATTCGTGCAAGACGGTCAATATGACCCTCGAATGTCTTCAATAAAGATCCCTGGTCATTCCAATATTTTGCGGTCCGATCAGCAGATGCAGTTGCTAAATGGTTGTGCACAGGAGAATAAGCAACATCAGTTGCACGCTCTGTGTGTCCCTTTAAGGTACAAGATTTGATGACTTTAGGCATGCTCCACAACTTGGCAGCTCCGGTTAGAGAACTGAAAAACCAAAACATTATCAGTTATATAATTTCACAAGGCAATCATGGGGAATGGGGAGTAAAGTTACACAATTTGTAACAAAGACACACCAAGTAGCAAGCGACTTTCCGTCTCGTGAGAAGGAGCAACCAGAAAGCGGTCGATCATCTCCGATTTCACTGAATTCAAGACTCAAATTAGCAGCCTGCTTTAATGCCCAATCCATCTCCGCATCCACATCTTCATCCGGATCATCTTTTCTTCTCCGGGCACGTTGAAGACGCAATGCTGCCCTAACCAAAGAATACTTAGCAATATCAATCCTAGCATCACGGAGAGACTTTGGCCCTTCGGTGTAAAAGGGATACTGTATCTCTTCCTCGTCCCCATCCTTCCCGGCAGTAGCCACAGTCTCTTCATCCTCATGAGCCTTCATCAGCTTCTCCAGCTGGCCATCGGCATCCAGCTTCGCCATAATCATCCTCAACCTGTCCCTCCTCTCCATCTCCCTCTCACCAAACAAAGTTATGGGCTCACCAAGCCGGCGAAGGCGAGCGCGCACAGCCATGTCATTGGTCGGAACAGCCAAAGCGGCAGCACGCCTCTTCATCATGAGCTCCTGCATTGCTTTCTCCTGCCTCTCCCTCACCAGCCTACTCTCCTCCGATATCTCATACTCCCCGGCACCCTGGTTAACCCTCCCACCGGCATCATCGTTGTCCGAATCAGAATCTTCCGAACCAACCCCGCCATTTTGCGCCACAGGTGGTCTAATAGGCGGCGGGCGAGGAGGGAGGGGCGCCAATGGACGCACCACAGGAGGGGCCGGAATTGGGGCTATGGGAGGCACAATAGAAGGGGGAGGAATGGTGGGAATTGGAGCCATAGGTGGCACAGGCGCAGAAAGGGGAATAACGGGTGGTGGAATAATGGGTTGAATTGGGTGTGGTGGAGTTGCAGCATTGACGGAAACATCAGAGGAAGGTCCTATGGCGGATTCAGAAGCAGTATTTGATGGAACATTTTCTTCATCCActtccatgataaataattagcTCACAAAAACACAAAACCCTGAAAAATTCATCACTTTAAGCTATTATTAATTCTTGCAGCAGTAGCTACTTATACACAATCTAGCTATCAGaaattaagagagagagagagagagagagagagagagagagaagcaccTGCAAGCGAGGGTGGGAGCTGCGACTGCGAGAGAGGTGGTGTGATTGCCGGCGATGGTGCCCTTTCGTTCTGGCTGCCAGATTCTCTACTACTTTTGGATGTTAAACCCaaaatctttaattttatataatttctttttatttcggttttaattctttttatattaaattttctatttttattcgaaaataaagtaaagagaaaaataataaaaataaatatcctAACATAAATattcattaaagtaaaagtataAAATGACACTAGGCTAAAGAGGCTTTTGTAtggaaaaaatgaataaaaatgtataatttattttaaaaaattaataaacataaaatgacacatttttttaaataggCATCTAACTAATTATCaaagaaaatttttattcttattcctaTGTTTTCTCTCCACCATAACATGCACTAAACATTCTTGGTATCGCATATT contains:
- the LOC112695984 gene encoding U4/U6 small nuclear ribonucleoprotein PRP4-like protein — translated: MEVDEENVPSNTASESAIGPSSDVSVNAATPPHPIQPIIPPPVIPLSAPVPPMAPIPTIPPPSIVPPIAPIPAPPVVRPLAPLPPRPPPIRPPVAQNGGVGSEDSDSDNDDAGGRVNQGAGEYEISEESRLVRERQEKAMQELMMKRRAAALAVPTNDMAVRARLRRLGEPITLFGEREMERRDRLRMIMAKLDADGQLEKLMKAHEDEETVATAGKDGDEEEIQYPFYTEGPKSLRDARIDIAKYSLVRAALRLQRARRRKDDPDEDVDAEMDWALKQAANLSLEFSEIGDDRPLSGCSFSRDGKSLATCSLTGAAKLWSMPKVIKSCTLKGHTERATDVAYSPVHNHLATASADRTAKYWNDQGSLLKTFEGHIDRLARIAFHPSGKYLGTASFDKTWRLWDVETGEELLLQEGHSRSVYGLAFHQDGSLAASCGLDALARVWDLRTGRSILALEGHVKPVLGICFSPNGYHLATGGEDNTCRIWDLRKKKSMYTIPAHSNLISQVKFEPQEGYFLVTASYDMTAKVWSARDFKPVKTLSGHEAKVTSVDVLGDGSYIATVSHDRTIKLWSTNMSSEQTMDVD